The sequence TCGTCCGTTACGTTCTACCTTTAAACTTAATGGCTGACCAATTTTACTATTTTCAACTATTTTCTGTACGTCTTCATTACGTTTCACGGACTGCTTATTAATACTGACAATAACATCCCCTGCTTTTAATCCGCCTTGAGATGCTGGGGAGCCACGCATAATGCGGATTAGCAAAACTCCTTTATCGGAAGAAATATTCGGATTTCCGATTTCGCTATTTAACTTTTCTTTAACCTCTGGTGTCAGCGTCACCATCTGAATTCCTAAATAGGGATGATCTACCCTACCTTTAGATATTAATTGCTCAGAAATTCTTTTAACTGTATTTACAGGAATGGCAAATCCTAAACCTTGAGCACCTCGAATGATCGCGGTATTCATTCCTATAACTCTTCCCTGGGCACTTAATAAAGGTCCGCCAGAATTACCGGGGTTGATTGCAGCATCGGTTTGAATGTAATCAACTCGCTTATCTGAAGCTCCAATATCGCTGCTAGAACGACCTGTAGCGCTAATAATTCCGGAAGTCACAGTGTAGTTTAAACCTAAAGGATTACCGATGGCAATTACTGCTTCTCCGGGCTGCAATCTTTCTGAGTCTCCTAAAGGAACCGTTGGTAAATTATCAGCATCAATTTTAATCACGGCAACATCTGTTACCG comes from Rivularia sp. PCC 7116 and encodes:
- a CDS encoding HhoA/HhoB/HtrA family serine endopeptidase, translating into MNKEDLFLILSNIYTKNWTKSLWAKNFILAFFVTISTGLISSCSLPSQIIGSRTPQQTAQAERKDDNVAKIAPPPIFKNSRDPNFVVSVVQEVGPAVVRIDTSKTVTSRVPDQFNDPFFRRFFGSRVPVEPRERQQRGNGSGFIISSNGEILTNAHVVDGADRVTVELKDGRKFNGQVLGEDPVTDVAVIKIDADNLPTVPLGDSERLQPGEAVIAIGNPLGLNYTVTSGIISATGRSSSDIGASDKRVDYIQTDAAINPGNSGGPLLSAQGRVIGMNTAIIRGAQGLGFAIPVNTVKRISEQLISKGRVDHPYLGIQMVTLTPEVKEKLNSEIGNPNISSDKGVLLIRIMRGSPASQGGLKAGDVIVSINKQSVKRNEDVQKIVENSKIGQPLSLKVERNGRSVNLTVRPAPLPAANRS